From one Leptolyngbya sp. BL0902 genomic stretch:
- a CDS encoding aspartate aminotransferase family protein has product MLEATPSPHVPKPTPSDVHPTAQAPSNEELWDIVDHHLIRYGGSFTPRLIERARGSYLYDRQGRKILDFTSGQMCATLGHNHPEVVQAIHKACEEVLHLFSGMLSPSVIELADALCKLLPPTLQKAIFLNTGSEANEAALRIAKLHTGGFEVVGLSASWHGMTAGASASTFVAARKGYGPTIPGTFALPTPNCYRCPVRHCKDQCDMTCLAVGFELIDSQSVGSYAAVVVEPILSSGGIIEPPEGYFQRLQDYCRERGMLLILDEAQTAFGRLGSFFAFEQLGIVPDILTLSKTLGGGLPLAATVTSADIEADCYDKGFLYYTSHVSDPMPAEVGLAVLRVLMTQNLTERAATMGAYLKAGLLKLKDRYEVIGDVRGRGLLLGVELVKDRDSRAPNPDLGAAITRRCMELGLSMNITALPNMGSVWRIAPPLTVSQEELDEGLAILDRAMSDCLASSPGL; this is encoded by the coding sequence ATGTTAGAAGCTACCCCTTCGCCCCACGTCCCTAAACCTACTCCCAGTGATGTCCACCCCACCGCCCAGGCCCCCTCCAACGAGGAACTGTGGGACATCGTAGATCACCACTTGATCCGCTATGGCGGCAGTTTTACTCCCCGGCTGATTGAACGAGCGAGGGGCAGCTATCTGTACGACCGCCAGGGCCGCAAGATTTTGGACTTCACCTCTGGGCAGATGTGCGCCACCCTAGGCCACAATCATCCTGAGGTCGTGCAGGCCATCCATAAAGCCTGTGAAGAGGTGCTGCATTTGTTTAGCGGGATGCTGTCGCCCTCGGTGATCGAGTTGGCGGATGCCCTGTGCAAGCTGCTGCCTCCAACGCTGCAAAAGGCCATCTTTTTGAATACGGGGAGCGAGGCCAACGAAGCTGCCCTACGCATAGCTAAACTCCACACCGGAGGCTTTGAGGTGGTGGGCCTCAGTGCCTCCTGGCACGGCATGACGGCTGGGGCCAGCGCCAGTACCTTTGTTGCGGCTCGAAAGGGCTATGGGCCAACCATTCCCGGCACCTTTGCCCTACCTACCCCCAACTGCTACCGCTGCCCCGTGCGCCACTGCAAAGACCAATGCGACATGACCTGCTTGGCGGTGGGGTTTGAGTTGATCGATAGCCAGTCTGTAGGCTCCTACGCCGCCGTCGTGGTCGAGCCTATCCTCAGTTCTGGGGGCATCATCGAACCGCCGGAGGGCTATTTCCAACGACTTCAAGATTACTGCCGCGAGCGGGGAATGCTGCTGATTTTGGATGAGGCCCAAACCGCCTTTGGTCGTCTGGGCAGCTTCTTTGCCTTCGAGCAACTGGGCATCGTGCCCGACATCCTCACCCTGTCGAAAACTCTGGGCGGTGGATTGCCCCTCGCCGCCACCGTCACCAGTGCCGACATTGAGGCCGACTGCTACGACAAGGGCTTCCTCTACTACACCTCCCACGTCTCCGACCCCATGCCAGCGGAAGTGGGCCTTGCAGTGCTGCGCGTCCTCATGACTCAGAATCTCACAGAACGGGCCGCCACGATGGGAGCCTACCTCAAAGCCGGATTGCTGAAGCTGAAGGATCGCTATGAGGTGATTGGCGATGTGCGCGGTCGGGGTCTGCTGCTGGGGGTAGAACTGGTGAAGGATCGAGACAGCCGTGCCCCCAACCCCGACCTAGGAGCCGCCATCACGCGCCGCTGTATGGAACTGGGCCTGAGCATGAACATCACGGCTCTACCCAACATGGGAAGCGTTTGGCGCATTGCCCCGCCGCTAACGGTGAGCCAGGAGGAACTAGATGAAGGGCTGGCCATCCTAGACCGGGCGATGAGTGACTGCCTTGCGTCATCCCCAGGTCTCTAG
- a CDS encoding FAD-dependent oxidoreductase, producing MKIAIIGGGASGMIAAYWLDRSGHEVTVYERQPVLGGHIRTLHQNVFPSSDCSALLEAGVLEFPVEFTNFLQLMEELKVPLEPVEVGSGLFFHDGRHFLSPTLIGQNFHGLEKWREILHIDSLYARSVGLWLKAQRTSIHCLHNQSMGDYLAPESIQATWLKLLTMYSYSMAYDTIDAFPADLAIPALRRYVFSHWVRIKGGVYSYIQKILDQFSGQVSLNTKILTIHRSNQSVQIKGIVIPADSGLAFGSQSPFEREFDRVIFATPPDQVLRLLADPSPEEVRRFSPWQPNHITTMLHYNQHLYQPYNLHHGSEFDFFQTPSGWGYNAYLNQLCGLPAEPAYYLAFNLEHQIAPEKIIHVQPHHTPLYTLDAFRYVDEVRATNGENHTYHVGAYLGDGLHEGAATSAMQVARAIGPADVLDSARVACHSVQPRR from the coding sequence ATGAAGATCGCCATTATTGGGGGAGGGGCCAGCGGCATGATTGCGGCCTATTGGCTGGATCGCAGTGGCCATGAAGTGACGGTCTACGAACGCCAACCCGTTTTAGGAGGGCACATTCGCACCCTCCATCAAAATGTTTTTCCGTCCTCTGATTGTTCTGCCCTTTTAGAGGCTGGGGTGCTAGAGTTTCCGGTTGAATTCACAAATTTTCTACAGCTCATGGAGGAATTGAAGGTACCCCTAGAACCTGTCGAGGTGGGGTCGGGGCTGTTCTTTCACGACGGTCGTCACTTCCTGTCGCCGACCTTGATTGGGCAGAATTTTCATGGGTTAGAAAAGTGGCGCGAAATATTGCACATCGACAGCCTCTATGCTCGGTCGGTTGGGCTGTGGCTCAAAGCCCAGCGCACTTCGATTCATTGCCTTCACAATCAATCAATGGGGGACTATCTTGCCCCCGAATCGATCCAGGCAACCTGGCTCAAGCTACTCACCATGTACAGCTACTCGATGGCCTATGACACCATCGATGCCTTTCCCGCTGACCTTGCCATTCCGGCCCTGCGGCGCTATGTGTTTAGCCACTGGGTACGCATTAAGGGAGGGGTTTATTCCTATATCCAAAAAATTCTTGACCAGTTTTCAGGGCAGGTGTCGCTGAACACAAAGATATTGACAATCCATCGGTCGAATCAATCGGTTCAGATTAAAGGCATAGTTATCCCCGCCGATTCAGGACTAGCCTTTGGGAGTCAATCCCCCTTTGAACGAGAGTTTGATCGAGTGATTTTTGCCACGCCGCCCGATCAAGTACTACGGCTGCTAGCGGATCCCAGCCCGGAGGAAGTGCGGCGGTTCAGCCCATGGCAACCCAACCATATCACCACCATGCTGCACTACAATCAGCATCTTTATCAGCCCTATAACCTTCACCACGGCTCAGAGTTTGACTTCTTTCAAACCCCTTCGGGTTGGGGTTACAATGCTTACCTCAATCAGCTTTGCGGGCTTCCCGCCGAGCCAGCCTACTATCTTGCGTTTAACCTAGAGCATCAGATCGCCCCCGAAAAAATTATCCATGTGCAACCCCATCACACCCCGTTGTATACCCTAGACGCCTTTCGCTATGTGGACGAGGTGCGAGCTACCAACGGCGAGAACCATACCTATCACGTTGGGGCCTATCTTGGCGATGGTCTCCATGAAGGGGCTGCAACCTCGGCCATGCAGGTCGCGAGGGCCATTGGGCCTGCTGATGTCTTAGACTCTGCTAGAGTCGCTTGCCATTCTGTCCAGCCCAGACGGTGA
- a CDS encoding DUF1499 domain-containing protein, translating to MAPILAALLAITLWLFPVPPALAVVVPQPLGAIPGLSAVLAGDTPELGLQDGRLLPCPVTPNCVVSQGADPDHAIAPMAYTRSREEAREILIKVLGVVPRTEMVTQQENYVRVKSTSRLLGFVDDAEFYFPADEPVIHVRASARLGESDLGVNRRRLEQIRFALNDLGI from the coding sequence ATGGCTCCCATCCTCGCCGCTCTCTTGGCTATCACCCTATGGCTTTTCCCAGTCCCCCCAGCGTTGGCTGTTGTCGTTCCTCAGCCCCTAGGGGCAATTCCTGGCCTATCAGCCGTCTTGGCGGGAGACACGCCTGAATTGGGTCTTCAGGATGGCCGTCTGTTGCCTTGTCCAGTAACGCCGAACTGTGTGGTAAGCCAAGGGGCTGACCCAGACCATGCCATTGCGCCGATGGCCTATACCAGAAGCCGGGAGGAAGCCCGTGAGATCCTCATCAAAGTGCTAGGTGTGGTGCCCCGCACGGAGATGGTGACGCAGCAGGAGAACTATGTTCGGGTGAAGTCTACCAGCCGTCTTCTGGGGTTTGTAGACGACGCAGAGTTTTACTTTCCAGCAGATGAGCCCGTGATTCATGTGCGAGCATCGGCCCGGTTGGGCGAATCTGATTTGGGCGTGAACCGACGACGGCTAGAGCAGATTCGCTTTGCCTTGAACGACTTGGGTATCTAG